CTGTGTTTCCACGGGAGTCCTGAATGAGGAAGTTCAGGAATGAGACGGCAGTCATCTTCTTCCTTCTTGGTCATTGGCTGACAAAGGGGAACGGAGCAGGCCTGCGCCCCTCGAGAAATCGGGTAGTGTTCTCAGTGGCCCCGCTGCAAGGGGACCGCTTTTCCCACCACCTAAGGAAGGCACTGGACGGTGTCCTCGGAGCACGCTGATGCTGACGTGGAGAGGGCGAGGGGCTTCCCCTGGCTTCCACCTCAGCTCCAGAACTGCTCCCACAGAGACCCACTCACGGCTGCTCACAGGATGGCCCCCTGCTCTGAGGGATTCTTCAAGGATGAAGAGGCCGCGGGAAGCGTGTGTGCTGGAACAGCACCTTGATGTGGAATCCCTGTGGGTAGGGCAGAGGCTACAGCCCCACCTAAAAAagcctttctccctccccttccaccAGTTCACATCCACAGTGCCTGACCTGGGCAAGTTCCTGAACACCCATGGAGACGGTGATGGAGAGAGGGAGGCCTGTGCATGTCTTAGCCACGTGGATAGTAACACCTCCCAGAGCTCCCGCACCACAGGCCTGAGGGGTGCCTCTGACCGCCAGACCCACAGGGCTGGGAGACGTTTCCACAGGTCAaaggcagaaagcaagaaaggaattCCTGACTAGAACTGAAAACGGCAGGAAAACAACAGTGCTGAGGCTAAGTGCTGGGGTGGGGGATGAAAGGGCATATGGGGTACTAGGGCACCTGCAGTACTGGGGAGGGGCTTGGACGCCAGCATCTACCCTGGGAATGGGAAGGGTACTCAGACGGCAGCTTCTACCCTGGGAATAGGAAGGGACTCAGGTGCTCAGATGCCAGCATCTACCCTGGGAATGGGAAGCAGCAGATTATGGAGAAAGGGCCCACCCACAGGGGCCTGCAGCACAGCACAGGACCTGCCTGAGCCAGGCAGCAAGCAAGCTGGGATGGATGGCACCCACTTCCTGCCTGTTTAAAACAAGTGTCAGGCAGGGCAGAGAAGCCCTGCGTGCTGACTTTCCTTATTTCCTGCCCATGGTTAAGAAAGGCAGAACCTAGACAAAATCATCCCCCTCCTGATAAGCGGCCTCCTGAGCCTGCCAAGATGGAGCTGCCCCGGAAGGAAAAGTGCTTCGCTTTAGGTGGAAGATGGGCAAGGAGGGTGTGAACCTAGCAGTGCCGGAAGCCCCTCTGTGCCTCTAGGGCGGTGCTTCTGTGGTTCTGAAGCGGGAGCAGGCCCACAGACCCTGGAGGAGCTTGTTCAAAGCCCTTGTCACTGAGTCCCCATTCCGGGATGTCTCAGTGGGCCCTGGCGATCCTGGTGCAGAGTCCCCAGGGCAACTCGGAGAAGAGTGGACTAGCCTGTCAGGCAGATGGTGCATTCAGAGAGCAACTCCTACAACAAGAACTTTGGAGACAAATTCCTACCTGTCCCACTAAGGAGGAGGATGGGGTGGAAGGCAGATAAGTCCACACTGCAGTCAGAGGTCTTTCAAGGAGCCCGAGGCTCTCATTCACTAATCCTAGGGCAGGTGGGGAGTCAGCAGGCACTTGGATTCTCTGCTGCCACTTCAtggagagggaaactgaggcacagaaaagaggaagggatTAATCAGACCACTGCCTGCAGCAGAGCTGGGGCTGCATCCCAAGCCTCCCAACTCCAACTTGGTCCCATCCTCTCCTGAGGAAACCGGGCCGGGCGTGCCACAGGTCAAACGCGGCTGGGCTCTGCGGGAAGCACCAGACCCCCTGCCAGAAGAGCCCCAGCTCTACCATCTGGAGCTGCAGGAAGAGAACTTTCTTGGGTGCTCTGTGCAAAGGGCTTGTGATTGTTTCGCCCTGAAGGAAGCCCTGGGAAGAGGTACAGATCCGCACGAGATCGAGGCCTCACTGTTTCTGCTGCGGGAGCCAGGGTAGGAAGTCCCAGAACAATGCCTCTGGGGGCTCCTGCAGCCAGGCCAGCTGTCCCTAGAGCAGAGTCAGCCTCCCCTCTAACAAAGTGGCCTTTCCCATTCTCACTAGGCTGTGGGCAGCCTCCCTGGAACATTCCCCAGGGATGTCCATCAGTCTCCCCCACCAGGACAGTCCTCTTGCCACCAGAACTCAGGGGCTGAAACCTTTCATGATGGGGTTATTTTCTGGAGCACCTTAAAAATGAACTTGAGATCTAGAACCTTCTGGCACATTTGTGTGCTGTGAGGCATGGCTGTGCTGAATGGGCCTCAGGAAACAGGTCATGCACCTCCTAATACCCCTGCTGCTCCGGGACGCCACGGCCCACTTCCTGGTGCTTAGAGACCATCGCCACCAGCAGAAGATCCTAGGGCAGCCTAGAATCTGCAGAGCCTGTCCCAGTGATCCCAGAGGCGTCTCCAAGGCAGTCCCAAGGACTCCCTGTCCCTCAGGACATCCCGGGGGCCTCCTGGCTGGTGTGGGGGTACAGGAGTCTCTCGGGAGGCTCCATGATACAGTCCTTCAGAACCTCCACTGCTGCCCTGGAGGGCACGATGGGTGGCTTCTGGCTCCCAGACTCCACATAGAGGGCTCCCATCTCCTCCTTCCTGGGCCTGGCGcctgtggggaggaaggagaaggcaaTTAGACTGACCGACAGCGACTGCCTTCCACATCCGACTTCGCCCAGGGGCTGTTTGGTGAGGAAAGCTTGGCGGGACAGACGGGAGACAGGACCGGGACTGCTCTTTGCAGCCCACATCTGTTCCTGCTCCGTTCATTCTTTTATCCTAAGACAGGGGATCTCAATTGGGGGTGATTTTGTTCCCCAGGGACCATTTGCTAATGTCTGGAGATGATTTTTGTTGTCACAAATGGGGGGTGTGCTACCGGTATCCAGTCGGTATCTaataggtagaggccagggatgctgctcaagtTCCCACAGTGAACAGGAGGACCCCCCAACCAAGATTACCCAGCACCAGTGTCAACAATGCTGAGGCTGAGAGCCCTGCCTGGAAGGAGGCATCAGTGCGTAGTTTGGTAGTGTTTGGACCAATCTGTGCTGGTCTCATTTTCCCTGTGGAAAGAGTAACTTGCTCCAGGGCACACCTGacaatcatttttttctccttagcacCCACAGGGCTGGACACAGAGCAACTCACTCAACAAATGCCTGGGTGAGGGGCTCACCCAGCCCTCTCTCGGTTCTCCCTTTTCCTTATCAGTGAAGggtctcttttcttctcctcaCCGGCCCTACTGTGGCTTCAGGGCCACCCTGCTTCCTACAGACCCTCTGTCAACCATGAGACCCAGTCCCATTTCTGATGACCACAGACTCAGAGGTGAAAACTGGGAGCAGCAACAGCTGGAAGGAGACCAGCTAGAGACGCCAGGAGAGAGAACACTGCTCCATCCTTGTCAAGTGACTATGAGTGGTCTGCAGAACCCCAACCACCGgcatattttctttggttttcagtGACTACCTGAAGACAGAACATTTCTTGTCTGTGGCTTTCAGTAACTTTCCCTCCCTTCTaatacagcttccccctcaagcaAGTCCCTGACCCTAGCCCTCCGGTCCAGAGAGGCTGTTTCTGTTCTCCCCTGCCCTGTGAGATTCCTGCCTGAAAGCCCCACCATCTCCTCCGCATCTCACCTCCTCCACAGCCACGTGGACCTCTTCCCTCTTGAAAATTCCTGCCCAGTCCAGAGTCAATCAGCCCCACTTAGAATGTGATGGCGCTGCTTGGGGCTGGTCAGCCCTCTCCTTACTCCCAGCAGTGGTCCTGACCTTTAACTAGCGCCGTTTACACCACCTGCCAGGCATTGTCCTGAGTGCTTTACATGCACCACTCATTTGGCAAATGAGAAACCAAGGCATAAGGGGAtaaacttgcccaaggccacacagccagttGGGGGCAGAGCCAGCACAGCACTGTCACCAGGGCAGACAGGCTCTATAAATGCATGCTCTCTGCACTAAGCTCTGCTGCCTAGAGCACAAGTGTGTCATCTCCCTGCCAGGGGCACAAGGTCCTGGAGGGTGGACGTCACGCATCGAGTACCCACTGGCCTAGCAAATGGGTGGGCGCATGACAGAAGCTCCACAGGCACCTGCAGTCCTGTCTTCTTGGCCTCTGGCTCAGCACAGGACTGGAGGGCAAGATTCCCCTGCCTTGGGGGAGCTCTGCCACGTGTACTTACTTGCAGGGGAGCGGGCTGGCACCTGGGCACAGGCGTAGACATGGCTGAAACGCCGGCCTGAGGAGGTCAGGAACCAGTGCTGGATGGCGGGCTGAGGGTCGTACTCCGTGACGGCCACGCCGTTCACAGCCGTCATCATGAGCATGTTGAGCACCTCATTGGAGAGCTTGGTCCTCTCATCAGTCCTGATCCGGTTCATGGCCTTGAACCCCCGCTCACAGCAGGAGGTGGAGATGGGCACACAGACCACCACGGCCATGAGCTTGCTCAGCAGGGGGAAGCGGCAGTGCTGGGCCAGGGCGTTTTTGCAGAGCATGGAGAACGGAAGGTGCTGGGCGATGGCTTTCAGGCCCAGCCACTCCTCCAGCAGAGCTTCCTCACTGTATCCTGTTGGGAGGGAGCACTCGAAATACCTGGCCAGGGTGAGAATGTCATCATTCCCAAAACTGGCAAGTTCGATCCCGCTTGGCCAGGCCATGGTGTCAAACACCTCCATGTTCTTGAGCTGTGGGGGTCGGTCTGCGTCGAACCTCTGCTGGAGGTACTCGATCCCGGTCAGGACCGTCTTCTCCCTGTCTGCCTGGAACCGCTGTTCCGCTACCTCCAGTCCGTCCAAGCAGATGCCGTGGAGCCGCCCATCCTTGAAGCTGGCGTTGAATTCTTCCTCTTTGGGCCCCGCCTGGTGACGGAGGCTCTCCAGTGCCACATAGGCCCGGCCCAGCGTGGCGTTCACCTCTGTAATCAGCACGATCTCCTTCTGGCACACCTCGGACAGAGGCCTGTAAATGCTCAGGAAGTCCAACAGGAAGTGGCAGAACTTGACAAAGTGGAAGCCGCGCATGAGCTTCAGCATCCCCTTGGCCCGGTGCCCAATCTGGCCACCAGCCTCCGCCACACTCTGGAGATGCCTGGCCAGGGCGGGCCAGCTTCCGAGCAGCGCGTGCAGCGTGCGCCTCCTGCTGGCCACCCAGCGGACTGCGTTCAGATCCTTCAGGCGGATGATCTCCTGCTCCAAAGACGCTGCACCTTCCTGCAGCTCGTTCAGCCTCTTGTTTGACGACTGATAAAACTTGAAGACGGTGCGGATGTGCCGGTCACACTTCTTCACCAGATCGATGCTCCCGCAGGCATCCACCACAGCCAGGTGCAGCCGGTGGGCCACACAGTGGACAGGCAGCAGCTGCGGGATGACCTCCTGGAACTTTTCCACAAGGCCTCCTCTGCAGCTCAACATGGCTGAGCCATCCGTTCCCAGCCCCACCACCCAGCCAGGCTTCCGGAAGGGGATGTCCAGCTCATCCAGGGCAGAAACGATGGTCTCGAAGTAGCCGTCTGCTGTCTCACTGCAGAGAGGGGCCAGAGTGATGTAGGACTCTTTCACCTCCATCTGTTTAAAGTAGCGGATGTAAATCCCCACGCAGGCCTGCTCGGAGGCGTCGGTGGAGCTGTCCAGCAGCACGCTCACGCAGGGCGAGTTCCGCACGTCCTCCAGGATCTCCCTCTTCAGGGTCTCCGAGATGTACTTGATGAACTGAGTGCATGCTGTGCGATTGCGGTACTTGCCTAATATCATGGTCCCGGTGCTTTGGAGGAGCTGCAGGATCTTCTCAAAGTCATTCAGGGGCCTTGAGTGGTATGCGATGGAGTAGGCGGCGTTGAAAAAGTGCTCCATGTTGGCCATGAGGTCGCTGGAGATCTCTGGAATGAGGGCCGTGTGAGGGGTGTCTTCCTTGATTTCAACCGTGTTCACACACAGCCTGTGGGCTTTGCTGACTTCATGGTATTTTAAAGTCTCCACTTTAAAAGGCCCCGTATAACCTCTGACTAACCGAGATGATCTGTCGTGGAGATTAGGTCTTTCTTTGCAGGCTGAGCAGAAGAGTTTGGTCTCTTTGGGGTCAATGACTAACCATGGGAACTGCCCAAACCATGACCTCTGAATGGAACGGGGCCTATATGTCCTCTTGATTCTCCTAGGTCCATCTCCTTCTCCTTCACAAATGCTGGGACTGCAGCAGGAGGCACGGGCCTCCACGGGAGAGGCTGGAAGCAATGCAGAGTCTGCAGCCAAggcctgtgtgtctgtctctctcactgcCACCATCTTCTTGTTCCCTTTGGAGAAAATTAAATCATGCTTGGTTCTGCTACCCAGGACTCTGCAGTCTTCTATCAGCTAAGACACCCCCAAATTTAATAAGTATCCCTTAAGTAAGGCAGAAAAGATGAGTGCAGTCCTTCTTTCTAGAGATCATTAGTGGCGTCCACTTAAACCCTCCCCCATTCTTACCTATGAAAGTTAATCTGGCTCTCCCAGAGTTGTTGCTAATCCTTGTGGGTTCTTTCACCAGCACCCCAACCACCCTATCCACACAGCTACCCTGGGATCATGTGACACCAGATACCAGTAAGTTCAATTAACCCCCTTGGCCACAGAGACTGTTGGATAAGCAAGTGGCTTTCACTCTCGTGTGAGGCTCCACAATGGAATAGGTTAAACACCTGCCAAGTCTTTTACGAGCCTCAGAAAGAATTAGGTACAGAAGTAAGTGTAGAAGCTACAAGCCAAGAAGTTACTGATTGAGATACGCAAGACAACAAATTCTCACAAACCAATGGTGCTGTCACTGAGCactggagaaggagggagaagggatgAGAGGCTCACAGATGGGTCCCCTGGCTCCTCGAGATCAGTGTTCCCACATACCTGCTCCCACCAGCTCTGCCACAGCCTCCATCAGCACTTCTGCTTACAAAAGGACCTGTTTTTTCCCACTTTCCCAGACTACTCTACACTCTGTGGGCAGGGTTAGTTGCTTTTTCATCTTGTCTACCCAGGGCCTCCTGCCAGGCTTGGTGCCCAATCGGCCCCCATTGGATGGACACGGCTGAGCTCATGCTGTTTGACTCATCATAGCCGCCTGGGCCCTGGCACGTCCTTCAGAAGGCTGTAGGTTTAGACTCACCTGGAGGACGACCTTTCCCCCACTTTGGCCCATTTGGGTCCTTGATCCAGGGTGCAGCCCTCCGCTCCAGTTTGGAGATCAAGTCTGGCTTGGCAGCAGCAGGTCCTGTGGCAAGGATGAAGAATCATGCTGATGTCACTGCTGTGGCCAAGTCGAGTAGCCCTCTCAAGCTAGACCCAGCCCCTGAAATACACAGAGGTGTCTCTGCGTTCTGTCCTTATAAAGTCTAGTCGGCCAAGGGCAGGCGGAGCGCAAACCCAGAGTGCCAAACAGGCAGTAAGGGGAGGGGCACCCCTCAGCTAGGATGGGACTTCCACAGATCCATGGGCCAGCCCTGGGAGCCACAGGCCAGCCATACACACCAGAGGGGGAAGGGCAGAAACAGGAAGAACCATAGGGACTAAGCAGGAGGGGAAGCAGCAGCCATGTGAGAAGTGGAAGGTCCCACCCACAGCTGGCCCACACATGTGCCCCTCTGCCCCCACAGCTGGCCCACGCATATGCCCCTCTGTCCCCACAGCTGGCCCACCTATGTGCCCCTCTGCCCGGCCTCTGTGAAGGTGACCAACTACATGGGTTTTTGAAAGGGGCACTTGGAGGCCCCCCGAAATACCTACCATCTGCAATGGAGCCTGAAATCTGACTAAAGGAGATTTGGGTCTTTGGATTAAGCACTGCCCTTTACTTAAAATAGGAATATTGTTCAGGGGTATGCAAATAAACCATTTCCtctattgaaaataaaatccatCACTATCTACATCATGCTtttgtgcatgtctgtgtgaatgtgtgcataAACTTTCTGTGGAGGGCCACACGAGCAACTGGGCCTGTGGGTGCTCCTGGAGAGGAACTGAAGGACAAGGGAAAAGGGAGGCTGGTTCCCACCATTCATCTTTGGatcatttgaatatatttatatatataatgatacatatatgtgtgtgtgaatatctACGTAtttactaataaaaatataaataattactaAAGTGTGTTAGATTGAACATATATTCTTCTTAAAATATCTCTAAAATGAGGtcaaaggaataataataacaaaatgagGTATAAGACCAAGAGAAATTGGATTAGGAATGCAAATCCATTTTTTGGAAGGAAAGgagacaaaagagagagaaacgaACAGAGCTGAACACCAAATGCCTACAGATGGGTTAACAAGGAGAAGCAAGTTGGCTGGTACCAGAGAATCCCAGAAAGATTCAGAAACTGCAGGCACCAGATATGGGAGAAGGTGGTGGGTGGGGAATAGGCGGGAGCAGCGGACTGGCTCAAGTCTGACAGAGATCTGATCAATCCCAGATCCTCTTACCTATGCCAGGAAACCAggaaccaccaccaccacaccccagaGGAGAATAGAGGTTCGGTCTACAGAAAAACTTACCCAGAAAGGCTCCAGATCCCAGATACCACGTACACAGAAAGGTGAAGGGGTGGTGCATACTGAAGGCAGGGAGACTGAGTCATGTCTATGGACTGAGGGGTGCGGTGCTCGACTCCAAGAATGCTGGCTGGGCTTATCATACCCTCCAAACAAGAGACAGGAAGCGTTTTCTTCGGAAAAATGGAAttgcccttccctctcccctcaaAAGATCTATGGACACTGACTTTTGTGGGTTCTTCAGTAAGACATCTGGGTTTACAGCTGGTCACCCTACAGTGGAAAGTGAAACCTACTCTTGATGCTTCCCAGCCACGCACAGGCCTACAACCATGCACAGGGCTTCCAGCCCATTTGTAAAGGCTTACTTCTACATAGGAATGAAcctggaaaaaattatttaagaaaagcCTCTAACATGAAAGAGAGAAACCAAAACAAGTaggaaaagatttaaaagaacTTGAAATACAGcaggaagcaaaacaaaacttcaaaataatgagaattaatattcccaagaaagaaaagtcatgaTAGCCATTCATGAAAGAGGCAATAAGAGTGcttagaaactaaaaaaaaaaacccaatagaataaaaaacaaatagtatCGTCAGAAAATAAACTGGAGGAAATGTCCAAGAAAGTAGTATagaaaagataaaagcagaaaataggagaaaaagaaacacacagaaaaccaaagactcaATCCAGGAAGTCCGATATCAAACTAATAGAAGGGAGtttctggaagaaagaaaagagaaaatagatagGAGGAAATCCTACAAGAAAATTTTCCCAAACAGGAAAAGACCAGTTTCCACAAGGAAGAGAAACACCAGACACccaaaacaaaagattaaaaacacaCTTTATATAAAACATCAAGACATATCATTAAAAATCTGAGAAAACTGAAATCAATTTCAAAAGCTTTTGGAGTAGAACAATTAAGTCGTGTTCAAAGATTCTGAAATAAGAAGGCACTAGACCTCTCAACAGCACCCATAAAACCTAAAAGGGCAATGCTTTCAGAATGCTGAGGAAGAATATTTCCAGCCTAGAATCCTAGGCCCAAACAAGTTATCACTGAATCGTGAGGGAAGAATAGGATGTTTTTAGACAGGATGCATCACAGAAAGAAGGCCTCCCCTGCACCCTTCCTTAGGAAGCCACTGGAAGACGTACACGAACAAGATGAAGATGTCAACCACAAAAGAAGAGACAGACTCGGGAAATGGGGGAGAGACAAAGGCACATCTCAGAGCACAGGTGTGCCGCAGGCCTAAAGGCTGCCTAGGTTAGACAGAGCAGGGGAGGAGAAGACCCTGGGAGCGAAGTCTCCagagaaagaatgaaatggaGAGATCACAGGATGTCCCATCACGTGGAAAAGACTCTTCGGAGGAGTTTTATAATTCCACTGGAGAGTCTGGGAAGAACTGATGAGGgtaaagaaagagtaaaaaagaaaaaattttccaATTCGAGGGGGAAGAGTCCGACAATGAAGGAAACACCATCACAATGCACCACCTTGTTCAGCAGTAAATCATACATAATCATAACTGGGCAAATAATTGATACTAATTTAACCAAAAAAGTATGATGTACCTGTTCTGAGAGGATGGAGGGAAGAGAAGTGGGGGCCCAGGTGATGTAACAGGGCCGTATCTCCATCTTCCACAGTAGGAATCAACAGAATATCTAAAATCAATAAATCAGGAATAGAATAAACATAGGCCACAGGGTATTAAAGTGTGATTCTGGATGCCTGCTCTGGCCGAAAGCCTCCAAAAGTAGGAGCCAGCTCTTCTGCATTCCAAAGTCAGACACAGACACATGACCTGGAAAGAGAATGGCTGAGGGCCGGGGGCTGTGGCTCCACCCTGCACCCATCGAGAGGAGTCACAGAGCTGAGCCTGAAGGAGCCAGGAAGCTGGGCACCAGGGATGTCTCTGGAAAGCATTGTCAAAGGTATTGTGAGCCTCTCTCTCTGACTATGGGGAGCGGTGGGTGTGCCCTTTCCCTTAACCTGACCTGTATCTCTGGGAGCTGTGAGGGGCCACCAGTCCAGGCCTGGGTAAGACTAAGGTAGCCACGGGGTGCCCTGGAGGTGGCCATGTGGAGAATGGCCTACACGCCCAGATCTGTGACAGCGCAAGGTCTGGAAGTGCTCCCATGGTTCAGATGTGGGCCACGTGGGGAATGAGAAGAGGCCTGGCGTTGTCTGTGGGGCCTGCCCGTGACGGCTGGCTACTGGTGTGATGCTCCCCTGTGAAGGTGCCTATATGGACAGGCTGCCAGGGCAGACGTTCACCCATGTCCAGGTAACTGCAAGCGAGAGGGTCTCAGTGCCTGGCCAGGGGTATTGCAGAACCCACAAACGCCCAAACAAGAGAACCAGCTTTAAAGGACTACGGCTCTAAGTAGCTGGTGTCAGATTACACGTCAAGTGAAACCTTTCTCACAcctctcccacccacccaccaatgCCATTCCCACTGAGGATGAGTCAGAAATTCTGAAACCCGCAGGGGGTGGGAGAAGAGGAGCCCTGTCTTCCTATGGCATGGGTCCAGATTCCACACCTGCAGCGGGTTGAGGCGGGGAAGGCAAGAATCGAGTGTTCAGTGAAGTCCAGATTTTCTGCCACTACACAGAGACGGGGCTTTTGtttcctacattttccttttggtaaatttctgatataatttcaaatttacagaaaagatTGAACAACACAAGGAACTCCAATCATTGACATTTTGCCCCATGTATTCTGGCATGCTTGTGAGCTCACAGGCACGCTCCCCTGCTCGGTCTATACATATAGCTACAATATTTTTGTGAACTATTTGAGAGTAAATTGTTTGCATGCCCCCCTTATTCCTAAGTACTTCATGTGTATTGCCCAACGAAAAAGGACCCTTTAACAGGTGGTAGGTGGGATTCGAACATGGGCTCCAGGGCCCTCACCCTGGCTTAACCCCTTCCCCTTGAGGTGAGGGCACTCTGAACAGGATGAGAGGTCACACTGTCATCACGTTACCTTGCACAGCAAAGGGAGATTAGCTGGTGGTGCCGACCTAGTTACACAGCTCTTTAAAAGCTGGTGCTGTTCTCAGCTGGCAGCAGACCGGGAAGTCAGAGCTTCAAAGCACATGACGATTCCACACACTGCTGCCGGCCTGAGCACAGAGGGGGCCACAGGGAAGCACCCGAGAGCAGCCTCTGGGCTAAGAGTGCTCCCCGCTGACaggcagcaggagaatcacaagGAGCTAGATTCCGGCAACAGCGTAAGTGAGCTCAGAGCCTCCAGACAGGAGCCTGCCTGTCCGCCCCTTGGTTTGGGCTAAGACCCTAAGCAGAGAACCTGGTCAGGCCCACCTGGACTCCCGACCTGCAGagctgtgagataatacatgagTCTGCAGTCATTTGAAATGGGGCagcagaaagcaaaggtgtcTTATACAACCAGAGTTATAATGATCAAAACCAGGAAACTCAACACTGATATCATACTATTATTAATCTACAGTTCACACTAAATTTCTTCACTTGTCCCCAAAATGTCTCTGTAGCCCAGCATCTGTCCTAGCATCATGCACTCAAGTTGTCACCCCTCTTCAGTCTCCTTTAATTGAGGTAGTTTGCTGGCCTTACTCAGTCTTTTTTTGATCAGGACACTTTTGAAGAGTTTTGTACCAGGCATTGCACTCATTGAAATTAGACCAGGAAGATTTTATGTTATTTGAGTGTGACAAGAAAAAATTCTGGGCCCTGCCTAGATTGAACCCAGAGGGTGAGAAAGAAAAGGCCCCCAGAGCTGACATGCTCAGTGGTGAGCGGGAGGATGCAACTGTTTTATGAGCACGTCCTGCTGGAGTCCATCCCCTCTAAGATGATGTCCACATACGTTATTTAGAAAG
The nucleotide sequence above comes from Macaca nemestrina isolate mMacNem1 chromosome 4, mMacNem.hap1, whole genome shotgun sequence. Encoded proteins:
- the LOC105474871 gene encoding zinc finger protein 862 isoform X2, encoding MAPVTFDDITVYLLQEEWVLLSQQQKELCGSDKLVAPLGPTVANPELFCKFGPGPEPWLGSVQGQRSHLEHHPGKKQMGYMEDMGVQGPTRESGQSLPPKKKARLSHLSTCSGHIEGDWAGRNRKLLKPRSIQKSWFVQFPWLIVNEEQTALFCSACREYPSIRDKRSRLIEGYTGPFKVETLKYHAKSKAHMFCVDALAARDPIWAARFRSIRDPSGDVLASPEPLFTADYPIFYPPGPLGGFDSMAELLPSSRAELEDPGGNGAIPAMYLDCISDLRQKEVTDGIHSSSDIDILCNDAVESCIQDPSAEGLSEEVPVVFEELPVVFEDVAVYFTRKEWGMLDKRQKELYRDVMRMNYELLASLDILLIPTVEDGDTALLHHLGPHFSSLHPLRTGPAAAKPDLISKLERRAAPWIKDPNGPKWGKGRPPGNKKMVAVRETDTQALAADSALLPASPVEARASCCSPSICEGEGDGPRRIKRTYRPRSIQRSWFGQFPWLVIDPKETKLFCSACKERPNLHDRSSRLVRGYTGPFKVETLKYHEVSKAHRLCVNTVEIKEDTPHTALIPEISSDLMANMEHFFNAAYSIAYHSRPLNDFEKILQLLQSTGTMILGKYRNRTACTQFIKYISETLKREILEDVRNSPCVSVLLDSSTDASEQACVGIYIRYFKQMEVKESYITLAPLCSETADGYFETIVSALDELDIPFRKPGWVVGLGTDGSAMLSCRGGLVEKFQEVIPQLLPVHCVAHRLHLAVVDACGSIDLVKKCDRHIRTVFKFYQSSNKRLNELQEGAASLEQEIIRLKDLNAVRWVASRRRTLHALLGSWPALARHLQSVAEAGGQIGHRAKGMLKLMRGFHFVKFCHFLLDFLSIYRPLSEVCQKEIVLITEVNATLGRAYVALESLRHQAGPKEEEFNASFKDGRLHGICLDGLEVAEQRFQADREKTVLTGIEYLQQRFDADRPPQLKNMEVFDTMAWPSGIELASFGNDDILTLARYFECSLPTGYSEEALLEEWLGLKAIAQHLPFSMLCKNALAQHCRFPLLSKLMAVVVCVPISTSCCERGFKAMNRIRTDERTKLSNEVLNMLMMTAVNGVAVTEYDPQPAIQHWFLTSSGRRFSHVYACAQVPARSPASARPRKEEMGALYVESGSQKPPIVPSRAAVEVLKDCIMEPPERLLYPHTSQEAPGMS
- the LOC105474871 gene encoding zinc finger protein 862 isoform X3 — its product is MEPRESGKAPVTFDDITVYLLQEEWVLLSQQQKELCGSDKLVAPLGPTVANPELFCKFGPGPEPWLGSVQGQRSHLEHHPGKKQMGYMEDMGVQGPTRESGQSLPPKKKARLSHLSTCSGHIEGDWAGRNRKLLKPRSIQKSWFVQFPWLIVNEEQTALFCSACREYPSIRDKRSRLIEGYTGPFKVETLKYHAKSKAHMFCVDALAARDPIWAARFRSIRDPSGDVLASPEPLFTADYPIFYPPGPLGGFDSMAELLPSSRAELEDPGGNGAIPAMYLDCISDLRQKEVTDGIHSSSDIDILCNDAVESCIQDPSAEGLSEEVPVVFEELPVVFEDVAVYFTRKEWGMLDKRQKELYRDVMRMNYELLASLGPAAAKPDLISKLERRAAPWIKDPNGPKWGKGRPPGNKKMVAVRETDTQALAADSALLPASPVEARASCCSPSICEGEGDGPRRIKRTYRPRSIQRSWFGQFPWLVIDPKETKLFCSACKERPNLHDRSSRLVRGYTGPFKVETLKYHEVSKAHRLCVNTVEIKEDTPHTALIPEISSDLMANMEHFFNAAYSIAYHSRPLNDFEKILQLLQSTGTMILGKYRNRTACTQFIKYISETLKREILEDVRNSPCVSVLLDSSTDASEQACVGIYIRYFKQMEVKESYITLAPLCSETADGYFETIVSALDELDIPFRKPGWVVGLGTDGSAMLSCRGGLVEKFQEVIPQLLPVHCVAHRLHLAVVDACGSIDLVKKCDRHIRTVFKFYQSSNKRLNELQEGAASLEQEIIRLKDLNAVRWVASRRRTLHALLGSWPALARHLQSVAEAGGQIGHRAKGMLKLMRGFHFVKFCHFLLDFLSIYRPLSEVCQKEIVLITEVNATLGRAYVALESLRHQAGPKEEEFNASFKDGRLHGICLDGLEVAEQRFQADREKTVLTGIEYLQQRFDADRPPQLKNMEVFDTMAWPSGIELASFGNDDILTLARYFECSLPTGYSEEALLEEWLGLKAIAQHLPFSMLCKNALAQHCRFPLLSKLMAVVVCVPISTSCCERGFKAMNRIRTDERTKLSNEVLNMLMMTAVNGVAVTEYDPQPAIQHWFLTSSGRRFSHVYACAQVPARSPASARPRKEEMGALYVESGSQKPPIVPSRAAVEVLKDCIMEPPERLLYPHTSQEAPGMS